The Calliphora vicina chromosome 3, idCalVici1.1, whole genome shotgun sequence genome contains a region encoding:
- the kud gene encoding transmembrane protein 258, producing MESTMQRYVSPINPAVFPHLATVLLIIGTFFTAWFFIYVVSRPKNAKERTLFKELAISLCASVFLGFGIMFLMLAVGIYI from the coding sequence ATGGAGTCCACAATGCAACGTTATGTATCGCCCATTAATCCGGCTGTCTTTCCCCATTTAGCCACAGTATTGCTCATCATTGGTACATTCTTTACAGCTTGGTTCTTTATCTATGTAGTATCCAGACCTAAAAATGCCAAGGAGAGGACACTCTTCAAAGAATTGGCCATCAGTTTATGTGCATCAGTATTTTTGGGTTTCGGCATAATGTTTCTGATGTTGGCAGTGggtatttacatataa